One Flagellimonas sp. CMM7 genomic region harbors:
- the rimM gene encoding ribosome maturation factor RimM (Essential for efficient processing of 16S rRNA), protein MRKEDCFYLGKVVSKYSFKGELLVKLDTDEPDIYENMESVFVSIGNNLIPFFIDRCRLHKSALLRIDFEEVKDEPTADKMIGAELYLPLDMLPPLTGDKFYFHEVIGFTLIDEVYGDIGVIKAVNDSASQELFEAEKDGKELLIPITDDIITKVDRKNKQIHVKTPEGLVNLYLS, encoded by the coding sequence ATGCGCAAGGAAGATTGTTTCTACCTGGGCAAAGTCGTTTCAAAATATAGTTTTAAGGGTGAATTATTGGTAAAGTTGGATACCGATGAGCCCGATATCTACGAAAACATGGAATCAGTATTTGTTTCAATTGGGAACAATCTGATTCCATTTTTTATTGATCGCTGTCGATTGCATAAATCAGCTTTGCTTCGTATCGATTTTGAAGAGGTAAAAGATGAACCGACTGCGGATAAAATGATTGGCGCTGAATTATACCTGCCATTGGATATGCTCCCACCATTAACTGGTGACAAATTCTATTTTCATGAAGTCATCGGATTTACCCTAATAGATGAGGTGTATGGAGATATCGGAGTAATCAAAGCTGTAAATGACAGCGCTTCGCAAGAACTTTTTGAAGCGGAGAAAGATGGCAAAGAACTATTGATCCCCATTACTGATGATATTATCACCAAGGTGGATCGCAAGAACAAGCAAATTCATGTAAAGACACCGGAAGGGTTGGTCAATCTCTACCTGTCTTAA
- a CDS encoding sulfatase, translating into MLIFTDDQGYQDVGVFGSPDIKTPHLDQMAAEGVKLTSYYSAQAVCSASRAGILTGCYPNRIGIHNALGPDNTHGINASETTLAEMLKQKGYATAIYGKWHLGHHQKFLPTRHGFDEWFGIPYSNDMWPYHPQQGPIFNFPDLPLYENETVIDTLTEQSQLTTQITERSVDFIKRNKDNPFFLYVPHPQPHVPLFVSDKFKGKSKRGLYGDVIMEIDWSVGQIMKTLKDNGLEENTIVIFTSDNGPWLSYGNHAGSAEPFREGKGTAWEGGQREPFIIKYPNKLKAGKVVDVPVMAIDILPTIAELVGAKLPEKVIDGKNVWSVLSGESEESVQEAYFFYYRVNELFGVRYGNWKLYFPHRYRTMDGQEPGKDGLPGEYRMIDMEEIELYNVVNDISETKNVASENPEVVSKIKYLANNMRSRLGDSLYELEGSETREPGRIDE; encoded by the coding sequence GTGCTAATTTTTACCGACGATCAGGGATATCAAGATGTTGGTGTTTTTGGTTCACCAGATATAAAAACTCCCCATTTAGATCAAATGGCGGCAGAAGGGGTCAAGCTGACCAGCTATTATTCGGCACAAGCGGTGTGTTCCGCATCTAGAGCAGGTATTTTAACAGGCTGTTATCCTAATCGTATAGGTATTCATAATGCTTTGGGACCAGACAATACGCATGGAATAAATGCTTCTGAAACTACCCTTGCAGAGATGCTAAAACAAAAAGGGTATGCTACCGCGATTTATGGCAAATGGCATTTGGGACACCATCAAAAGTTTTTACCTACAAGACATGGTTTTGATGAATGGTTTGGTATTCCCTATTCCAATGATATGTGGCCGTACCATCCGCAACAAGGACCAATTTTTAATTTCCCCGATCTACCACTCTACGAAAATGAAACGGTAATTGATACTTTGACAGAGCAGTCTCAATTGACCACACAGATAACGGAGCGTAGTGTGGATTTTATCAAAAGAAATAAGGATAATCCATTCTTCTTATATGTGCCACATCCGCAACCCCATGTTCCATTGTTTGTTTCAGACAAGTTTAAAGGAAAATCAAAAAGAGGGCTGTATGGAGATGTGATTATGGAAATTGATTGGTCTGTAGGGCAGATTATGAAGACGCTTAAGGATAATGGCCTTGAAGAAAACACCATTGTTATTTTTACTTCGGATAATGGTCCCTGGCTTTCCTACGGAAATCATGCCGGTAGTGCTGAGCCATTTCGTGAAGGAAAAGGAACTGCATGGGAAGGCGGTCAGCGAGAACCATTCATTATAAAATATCCAAACAAATTAAAGGCAGGAAAAGTTGTTGATGTGCCTGTGATGGCCATCGATATTCTACCCACTATTGCTGAACTTGTTGGAGCTAAATTACCGGAAAAAGTAATAGATGGTAAGAACGTCTGGAGTGTTTTGTCCGGAGAAAGTGAAGAATCTGTTCAGGAAGCCTATTTCTTTTATTATCGAGTGAATGAACTATTTGGAGTACGCTATGGAAATTGGAAACTGTACTTTCCGCATCGTTATCGTACTATGGATGGTCAAGAACCAGGAAAGGACGGATTGCCGGGTGAATACAGGATGATTGACATGGAAGAAATTGAGTTATACAATGTGGTAAATGATATTAGTGAAACTAAAAATGTTGCATCTGAAAACCCTGAAGTAGTTTCTAAAATCAAGTATTTGGCTAATAATATGAGATCAAGACTCGGAGATTCTTTATATGAGCTGGAAGGGTCCGAAACTAGAGAGCCTGGTAGAATAGATGAGTAG
- a CDS encoding DUF58 domain-containing protein: MDIRSELHKAQLFQNLELLANQIVEGFISGIHKSPFHGFSAEFAEHKIYNPGESTKHIDWKLFAKTDRLYTKRYEDETNLRCHMILDNSASMYYPDVKQPNLDNLNKVGFGVLAIAALMQILKKQRDAVGLSIYSDSYNFYASEKSSERHFQMLYSKLNEVSNTLNTSQTTKTYTYLHQIAEKIHRRSLIFLFSDMFQTETEEAQLFEALRHLKYNKHAVVLFHLLDHKHELNFDFENTPKRFVDVETGTHIDVYADNIKNAYNKKAVQYQEDLKLKCAQYRIKYVGVDVSSNFSQIFNTFMIERQKFI; this comes from the coding sequence ATGGATATAAGGTCTGAACTTCATAAAGCCCAACTCTTTCAAAATCTTGAACTTTTGGCAAATCAAATTGTAGAGGGTTTCATAAGTGGCATTCATAAAAGTCCGTTCCACGGGTTTTCTGCCGAATTTGCTGAACATAAGATTTATAATCCAGGAGAAAGCACCAAACATATTGATTGGAAGTTGTTTGCCAAAACCGATAGATTATATACCAAAAGATATGAGGATGAGACGAACTTAAGGTGTCATATGATTTTGGATAACTCGGCATCCATGTATTATCCCGACGTAAAACAACCCAATCTTGATAATTTAAACAAAGTGGGTTTTGGAGTTTTGGCGATAGCGGCACTCATGCAAATTTTGAAAAAACAACGCGACGCTGTTGGTTTGAGTATTTACTCAGACTCATACAATTTTTACGCATCTGAAAAGAGTAGCGAACGACACTTTCAAATGTTGTATTCTAAATTGAATGAAGTTTCAAACACCTTAAATACCTCTCAAACCACCAAGACTTACACTTACCTTCATCAAATAGCGGAGAAGATTCACCGTCGTAGCCTTATTTTTCTATTTTCTGATATGTTTCAAACGGAAACTGAAGAGGCACAACTTTTTGAGGCACTTCGCCACCTAAAATACAATAAGCATGCTGTGGTGCTTTTTCACCTGTTAGATCACAAGCATGAACTTAATTTTGATTTTGAAAACACTCCCAAACGTTTTGTTGATGTAGAAACAGGAACACATATAGATGTGTATGCAGACAATATTAAGAATGCATATAACAAAAAGGCAGTGCAATATCAAGAAGACCTAAAACTAAAGTGCGCCCAGTATAGGATAAAGTATGTAGGTGTAGATGTTAGCTCTAATTTTTCGCAGATTTTCAATACGTTTATGATTGAACGACAGAAGTTTATCTAA
- a CDS encoding VOC family protein — translation MRFAYTNIISTNWKLLVDFYVKTFECKVVPPIRKQSGSWLDKATGLKNAKLEGAHLLLPGYGENGPTLEIYQYGNIESQNPVSPNKRGFGHIAFEVESVELVLETLEKYGGRSSGEITKRIIDGVGEITFVYARDPEGNLIELQSWK, via the coding sequence ATGAGGTTCGCTTACACAAATATCATCAGTACTAACTGGAAGTTACTTGTGGATTTTTATGTAAAAACGTTTGAGTGCAAAGTTGTTCCTCCGATTAGAAAGCAATCTGGGAGCTGGCTTGACAAAGCAACTGGTTTAAAAAATGCCAAATTAGAAGGAGCGCATCTATTACTACCAGGGTATGGTGAAAACGGGCCCACACTTGAGATTTACCAATACGGAAATATAGAAAGTCAAAATCCGGTATCGCCAAATAAAAGAGGCTTTGGTCATATTGCTTTTGAAGTTGAAAGTGTTGAATTGGTTCTTGAGACTTTAGAGAAATATGGAGGAAGATCTTCTGGAGAAATCACGAAGAGAATAATTGATGGGGTCGGAGAGATTACTTTTGTATATGCTAGAGATCCTGAAGGGAATTTGATTGAATTACAAAGTTGGAAATAA
- a CDS encoding 30S ribosomal protein S16, with translation MPVKIRLQRHGKKGKPFYWVVAADSRSKRDGKFLEKLGTYNPNTNPATINLDVDGSVKWLSNGAQPTDTARAILSYKGVMMKHHLLGGVRKGAFTEEQAEEKFKAWVEEKEKAIAAKVGGLDKAKADAKAKALEAEKEVSDKRAAAALPEVEEEVIEESAPVIEEAAPSEDVAETTEAATEEAPAVEEPAKEEAAEPEAKAEEAAPAEEAEASKEEE, from the coding sequence ATGCCAGTAAAGATTAGACTACAAAGACACGGTAAAAAAGGTAAGCCATTCTATTGGGTGGTTGCTGCAGATTCTAGATCAAAAAGAGACGGTAAATTTTTGGAAAAATTAGGAACATATAATCCTAATACAAATCCTGCTACCATTAATTTAGATGTTGATGGATCTGTTAAATGGTTGAGCAATGGTGCACAACCTACTGATACAGCCAGAGCTATTTTATCTTATAAAGGTGTTATGATGAAACATCATTTATTAGGTGGGGTTCGCAAAGGAGCTTTCACAGAAGAGCAAGCTGAGGAAAAATTCAAAGCTTGGGTAGAGGAAAAAGAAAAAGCAATTGCGGCAAAAGTTGGTGGTTTGGATAAAGCAAAAGCAGATGCCAAAGCCAAAGCATTGGAAGCTGAAAAAGAAGTTAGCGACAAAAGAGCTGCTGCTGCATTGCCAGAAGTAGAAGAAGAAGTGATTGAAGAAAGTGCGCCTGTTATTGAGGAAGCCGCTCCTTCAGAAGATGTAGCTGAAACTACCGAAGCTGCTACAGAAGAGGCTCCAGCGGTTGAAGAACCAGCTAAAGAAGAAGCTGCTGAGCCGGAAGCTAAAGCTGAGGAAGCTGCTCCTGCTGAAGAGGCCGAAGCTAGCAAAGAAGAAGAGTAA
- a CDS encoding PLP-dependent cysteine synthase family protein, translating into MLIQGTLDLIGKTPLVSLEKLSGKFCNIYGKLEYVNPGGSIKDRVGYQMIKDAYASNKLKKGQYVVEMTSGNMGAGLAVVCRQYGNPLITVMSKGNSPERIKILEALGAKVLLVDQIDGTPGKVTGNDIDHAASIAIQIAEEKNAFYANQFNNSSNVRAHFEMTGPEIWSDLPSIDLFVTSIGSGATFIGTSSFLKAKNPTIKCIAVEPENSAILKTGKVLNAKHIIQGTGYGRIPSFWDTNVVDGIITVTDQEVIEMKNRLSEELGLFVGYSSGANVVASLKLAKEQKDMVNIVTILPDTGYKY; encoded by the coding sequence ATGCTTATACAAGGCACCTTAGATTTAATTGGTAAAACACCTCTTGTCAGTTTGGAAAAATTATCAGGTAAGTTTTGCAATATATATGGTAAACTAGAATATGTAAATCCAGGAGGCAGTATTAAGGATAGAGTAGGTTACCAAATGATAAAAGATGCCTATGCTTCAAATAAATTAAAGAAAGGACAATATGTTGTTGAAATGACGAGTGGTAACATGGGAGCAGGATTAGCTGTAGTGTGCAGGCAATATGGAAACCCATTAATTACTGTAATGTCTAAAGGAAATAGTCCTGAAAGAATAAAAATTTTAGAAGCACTAGGTGCTAAAGTTCTTTTAGTAGATCAAATTGACGGTACCCCCGGTAAAGTTACAGGTAATGATATTGATCATGCAGCTTCAATTGCCATTCAAATTGCAGAAGAAAAGAATGCCTTTTACGCCAATCAATTTAATAATTCATCAAATGTCCGGGCTCATTTTGAAATGACTGGACCTGAGATTTGGTCAGATTTACCAAGCATTGATTTATTTGTGACTTCAATAGGTAGCGGTGCCACTTTTATTGGAACTTCTAGTTTCCTTAAAGCTAAAAATCCAACAATTAAATGCATAGCGGTGGAACCTGAAAATTCAGCTATTCTAAAAACGGGGAAAGTACTTAACGCAAAACATATAATTCAAGGTACCGGATATGGCAGGATTCCAAGCTTTTGGGACACCAATGTAGTAGATGGAATAATCACCGTTACTGATCAAGAAGTAATTGAAATGAAAAACAGATTAAGTGAGGAATTAGGGCTATTTGTCGGGTATTCTTCCGGAGCAAATGTTGTGGCTTCGTTAAAACTAGCAAAAGAACAAAAAGACATGGTAAACATAGTAACTATACTACCAGATACAGGTTACAAATATTAA
- a CDS encoding NADPH-dependent FMN reductase: MKNIIVLGGSNSKKSINKKLAIYAAEQITYANTVIIDLNEYQMPIYGIDHEMKFGIPEEAIRCNEIIKSADAFIVSLAEHNGSYTTAFKNTLDWLSRIDKNIWNNKPMLLLSTSPGARGAINVLNAATNYFPNLGGKIVGAFSLPLFNENFSETDLKGNELNSQLTQEIKFLELALQ; this comes from the coding sequence ATGAAAAATATAATTGTACTTGGAGGGAGCAACAGCAAAAAATCAATTAACAAAAAACTAGCTATATATGCAGCTGAACAAATAACATATGCAAATACAGTTATTATTGATTTAAACGAATATCAGATGCCTATATATGGTATTGATCACGAAATGAAATTTGGAATTCCGGAAGAAGCAATTAGATGCAATGAAATTATTAAATCCGCTGATGCATTTATAGTTTCTTTGGCTGAACATAATGGTTCATATACCACGGCATTCAAAAATACATTGGATTGGCTTTCTAGGATTGATAAAAATATTTGGAATAACAAACCTATGTTATTGTTATCAACTTCACCAGGAGCGAGGGGAGCGATTAATGTGTTAAATGCAGCAACAAATTATTTTCCAAATTTAGGGGGTAAAATTGTGGGAGCATTTTCATTACCATTATTTAATGAAAACTTTTCTGAAACCGATTTAAAGGGTAACGAACTGAACTCTCAACTAACTCAAGAAATAAAGTTTCTTGAGTTAGCCTTACAATAA
- a CDS encoding VOC family protein has product MRFQLYRVIFPVNDIEIADKFYSAILNQKGKRVSPGRHYFKIGQTILACYDPLADGDDQDSWKFHMNQYIYISTSELEILRKKIKKLDCKYIGEIERMPWGETLFYANDPFGNPICFVDKNTIFIGN; this is encoded by the coding sequence GTGCGATTTCAGTTATACAGAGTAATTTTTCCAGTTAATGACATTGAAATAGCGGATAAATTCTATTCTGCTATCTTAAATCAAAAAGGCAAAAGAGTTTCTCCAGGGCGACATTATTTTAAAATTGGTCAAACAATACTTGCCTGTTATGACCCATTGGCCGATGGTGATGATCAAGACAGTTGGAAATTTCATATGAATCAATACATTTATATTTCTACATCAGAGTTGGAAATTTTAAGAAAAAAAATAAAAAAGTTAGATTGTAAGTATATTGGTGAAATTGAAAGAATGCCTTGGGGAGAAACGTTATTTTATGCTAACGATCCATTTGGGAATCCAATATGTTTTGTAGACAAGAACACTATTTTTATTGGAAATTGA
- the trxA gene encoding thioredoxin: MKTNKMALEITDATFDEVVLKSDKPVVVDFWAAWCGPCRMVGPIIDEVSSEYEGKAVVGKVDVDANQQFAAKYGVRNIPTVLVFKDGEIVNRQVGVSPKKVYTDAIEAAL, from the coding sequence ATTAAAACAAATAAAATGGCACTAGAAATAACAGATGCAACTTTTGATGAAGTAGTACTTAAAAGCGACAAACCTGTCGTTGTAGATTTTTGGGCAGCATGGTGCGGTCCTTGTAGAATGGTAGGGCCTATCATAGATGAGGTAAGTTCTGAATATGAAGGCAAGGCAGTTGTTGGAAAAGTGGATGTAGATGCCAATCAACAGTTTGCAGCTAAATATGGTGTTCGTAACATTCCTACAGTTCTTGTTTTTAAGGATGGTGAGATTGTTAATCGTCAAGTTGGTGTATCCCCTAAGAAAGTTTACACAGATGCAATAGAAGCTGCATTGTAA
- the dnaE gene encoding DNA polymerase III subunit alpha: MYLIFDTETTGLPKRWNAPITDTDNWPRCIQIAWQLHDKLGNLVEHQDMLVQPDGFNIPYEAEQIHGISTALAEQDGVPLSEALELFNEALSKAKFVVGQNVDFDVNIMGCEFHRLGVENSLTSLPVLDTCTEATAELCRIPGGRGGKFKLPTLTELHEYLFGEPFAEAHNATADVEATTRCFLELVRKKHFSINELDVQPDYFEHFSEANPQVISLIGLKHINLKKASKAISDALWAEDTGEISEAEINENVESLAEASFVHLHNHSQFSVLQSTINIKDLVKSTAQNGMSAVALTDHANMMGAFHFVKEVKAHNKIVKEKNAELTTNGDAPAEKEITPILGCEFFVCDDHTNKNVKDYGYQIVLLAKNKNGYLNLAKMSSIAYTDGFYYVPRIDRKIVEQYKEDVIALTGNLYGEVPNKILNVGEKQAEEALLWWKDQFGDDLYMEMMRHGQEDEDRVNQVLVPLAKKHQVKLVATNNTYYCDKKDAEAHDILLCVKDGEKQTTPIGRGRGYRYGLPNQEYYYKSSDEMKTLFKDVPEAILNVQEVVDKVEPFDLARDVLLPKFDIPQKFKVQEDETDGGKRGENSYLKHITYEGAAKRYDEITDEITERIDFELKTIENSGYPGYFLIVEDFIREARNMDVSVGPGRGSAAGSVVAYCLWITNIDPLKYDLLFERFLNPDRVSMPDIDIDFDDEGRGRVMDYVINKYGANQVAQIITYGTMAAKSSIRDTARVLDLPLNDADRIAKLIPTMSKLNKIFGVEESELKKKFRSDDLEKVHELLNISEGDDLEGQTVKMARVLEGSLRNTGIHACGVIITPDDITNFVPVATAKDSDLYVTQFDNSVVESAGLLKMDFLGLKTLTLIKDTVKIVKARTGVELVPDDFPLDDEKTYELFQRGDTIGIFQYESPGMQKHMKNLKPTVFDDLIAMNALYRPGPMEYIPSFIARKHGDEEITYDLPDMEEYLKETYGITVYQEQVMLLSQKLAGFSKGDADVLRKAMGKKIFALLQKLRPQFLDGGEKNGHPRDVLEKIWKDWEAFASYAFNKSHSTCYAFIAYQTAYLKAHYPAEYMAAVLSNNMNDIKQVTFFMEECKRMGLEVLGPDVNESYYKFAVNQSNAVRFGMGAIKGVGRSAVETIVENRKKDGPYKSVFDLAKRVELRAANKKSFENLALAGGFDSFGDTHRSQYFHDEGDGISFLEKVIKSAAKYQENKNSSQMDMFGGMSEAQIAEPVVPPCEDWGTMEKLRREKEVVGIYISGHPLDDFKKEITAFCNSNVSAFSNLDHYVNHELTVAGVITDVQHRISKNGKGWGLFTLEDYTDTHEFRIFGEEYLKFRHFLMINSFVHVKAFVREGWTNRETGKKGDPRLQFNDFKQLQDVMDSYAKKLTIKLDIDRLQEKRIQVLKDTLISHKGDHTLNFVVYEMEDEIKLNLSSRKQKVKINSELLSALEENEIHYKLN, encoded by the coding sequence ATGTACCTAATCTTCGATACGGAAACCACAGGCTTACCCAAGCGATGGAATGCACCAATCACTGATACGGATAATTGGCCGCGTTGCATCCAGATTGCATGGCAATTACATGATAAATTGGGGAATTTAGTAGAGCATCAAGATATGTTGGTGCAACCTGATGGCTTCAACATTCCATATGAAGCAGAACAAATCCATGGTATTTCCACAGCTTTGGCCGAACAAGATGGTGTGCCTTTAAGTGAAGCCCTGGAACTTTTCAATGAAGCGCTTTCCAAAGCAAAATTTGTGGTAGGTCAAAATGTGGATTTTGATGTCAATATCATGGGATGCGAATTCCACCGTTTGGGTGTTGAAAACTCCCTAACCTCACTTCCTGTTTTGGACACCTGTACCGAAGCTACAGCAGAGCTTTGTAGAATTCCCGGTGGGCGTGGTGGTAAATTTAAACTACCTACACTTACTGAACTTCACGAATACCTTTTTGGAGAACCTTTTGCAGAAGCGCATAACGCAACGGCGGATGTGGAAGCTACCACAAGATGTTTTTTAGAACTAGTCCGTAAAAAACATTTTTCTATCAATGAACTGGATGTACAACCAGATTATTTTGAGCATTTTTCTGAGGCTAATCCACAGGTAATTTCGCTTATTGGACTAAAGCACATCAATCTTAAAAAAGCATCCAAGGCCATTTCAGATGCCCTTTGGGCAGAAGATACCGGTGAAATCTCCGAAGCGGAAATCAATGAGAATGTTGAAAGTCTGGCAGAGGCATCCTTTGTACATCTGCATAATCATTCCCAGTTCTCCGTTCTACAATCCACTATAAATATCAAGGATCTGGTAAAGTCAACTGCACAAAATGGGATGTCAGCAGTTGCTTTGACCGATCATGCAAATATGATGGGTGCCTTTCATTTTGTAAAAGAGGTAAAAGCTCACAACAAAATTGTAAAAGAGAAAAATGCTGAACTAACCACTAATGGAGATGCTCCAGCAGAAAAAGAAATTACCCCAATTCTAGGCTGTGAATTTTTTGTTTGCGATGACCACACCAATAAAAATGTAAAAGATTATGGGTATCAGATAGTCCTACTTGCCAAAAATAAAAATGGTTACCTCAACCTGGCCAAAATGTCTTCCATTGCATATACAGATGGGTTTTACTATGTCCCCAGAATCGATAGAAAAATTGTTGAGCAATACAAAGAGGATGTCATTGCTCTTACCGGAAACCTCTATGGGGAAGTACCCAATAAAATACTAAACGTTGGTGAAAAGCAGGCGGAAGAAGCTTTGCTTTGGTGGAAAGATCAGTTTGGCGATGATTTATACATGGAAATGATGCGTCATGGTCAGGAAGATGAAGACCGTGTAAACCAAGTTTTGGTTCCATTGGCCAAAAAGCATCAAGTAAAACTGGTCGCTACGAACAATACTTATTATTGTGATAAAAAAGATGCTGAAGCCCATGATATTTTACTATGCGTTAAGGATGGCGAAAAACAAACCACCCCAATAGGAAGGGGCCGCGGATATCGCTATGGATTGCCCAATCAAGAATATTATTATAAGTCTTCTGATGAAATGAAGACTTTGTTTAAAGACGTTCCAGAAGCTATCTTAAATGTTCAAGAGGTTGTGGACAAGGTGGAACCTTTTGATTTGGCAAGAGATGTTTTGCTTCCAAAATTTGATATTCCGCAAAAATTCAAAGTACAAGAGGATGAAACTGACGGCGGTAAACGTGGTGAAAATTCTTATTTAAAACATATTACCTACGAAGGTGCAGCAAAACGATATGATGAGATTACGGATGAAATCACCGAGCGAATTGATTTCGAACTAAAAACCATAGAAAATTCTGGATATCCAGGATATTTTTTGATAGTTGAAGATTTTATTAGGGAAGCACGAAATATGGATGTGTCCGTTGGACCGGGTCGGGGTTCAGCAGCAGGTTCCGTGGTTGCCTATTGTTTATGGATTACCAACATTGATCCATTAAAATATGATCTTCTTTTTGAGCGTTTCCTAAATCCGGACAGGGTATCCATGCCTGATATTGATATTGACTTTGATGATGAAGGCAGAGGTAGGGTCATGGACTATGTTATCAATAAATATGGAGCCAATCAGGTTGCTCAAATTATTACGTATGGTACTATGGCCGCCAAGTCTTCAATCAGAGATACAGCACGGGTTCTGGATTTGCCGTTAAACGATGCGGATCGTATTGCCAAGCTTATCCCCACCATGTCCAAACTGAACAAAATCTTTGGGGTTGAAGAATCTGAATTAAAGAAAAAGTTCCGTTCGGATGACTTGGAAAAAGTACATGAGCTATTAAATATTTCAGAAGGGGATGATTTAGAAGGCCAGACCGTAAAGATGGCGCGTGTGCTTGAAGGTTCACTCAGAAATACTGGAATACATGCCTGCGGGGTCATCATTACTCCAGATGATATTACCAATTTTGTTCCAGTGGCCACCGCCAAGGATTCTGATCTGTACGTAACCCAATTTGATAACTCTGTTGTGGAAAGTGCCGGTCTCCTAAAAATGGATTTTTTGGGGTTGAAGACCTTGACACTGATTAAGGATACCGTGAAAATTGTAAAGGCAAGAACTGGGGTTGAATTGGTCCCAGATGATTTTCCTTTGGATGATGAAAAAACATACGAGCTGTTCCAACGTGGGGACACCATAGGGATATTCCAATATGAATCCCCGGGAATGCAAAAACACATGAAAAACCTGAAACCAACGGTTTTTGATGACCTTATTGCCATGAATGCCTTGTACCGACCTGGACCAATGGAATACATTCCCAGCTTTATTGCCCGTAAGCATGGGGATGAAGAAATCACCTATGATCTTCCAGACATGGAGGAATATTTAAAAGAGACCTATGGAATCACAGTGTATCAGGAGCAGGTGATGTTGCTTTCCCAGAAACTTGCCGGATTCTCCAAAGGTGATGCGGATGTCTTGCGAAAAGCAATGGGTAAAAAGATATTTGCCTTACTTCAAAAATTGAGGCCACAGTTTCTGGATGGTGGTGAAAAGAATGGTCACCCAAGGGATGTGCTGGAAAAAATCTGGAAAGACTGGGAAGCCTTTGCATCGTATGCTTTCAATAAAAGTCATTCCACCTGCTATGCCTTTATTGCGTATCAGACCGCTTACCTTAAAGCCCACTACCCTGCCGAATATATGGCGGCAGTATTATCCAACAACATGAACGATATTAAACAGGTGACTTTCTTTATGGAAGAATGTAAACGCATGGGATTGGAAGTGCTTGGACCAGATGTAAATGAATCGTACTACAAATTTGCCGTGAACCAGAGCAATGCGGTTCGTTTTGGGATGGGCGCTATTAAAGGCGTTGGACGTTCGGCTGTGGAAACCATTGTAGAAAACAGAAAAAAAGATGGGCCTTATAAATCGGTTTTCGATTTGGCAAAACGGGTTGAACTACGTGCCGCCAATAAAAAATCTTTTGAAAATCTTGCTCTGGCTGGAGGATTCGATTCCTTTGGGGATACCCATAGGTCGCAATACTTTCATGACGAAGGAGATGGAATATCTTTTCTAGAAAAAGTAATAAAGTCAGCAGCAAAATACCAGGAAAACAAAAACTCCTCTCAAATGGATATGTTTGGAGGAATGAGTGAAGCGCAAATTGCGGAACCTGTTGTCCCACCATGTGAAGATTGGGGCACCATGGAAAAATTACGCCGAGAAAAAGAGGTCGTGGGCATCTATATTTCTGGGCATCCTTTGGATGATTTCAAGAAAGAGATTACCGCCTTTTGCAATAGTAATGTTTCGGCATTTTCAAATTTAGACCATTATGTTAATCATGAATTGACAGTAGCAGGAGTAATTACAGATGTACAACATCGTATTTCCAAAAACGGAAAGGGTTGGGGTCTTTTTACTTTGGAAGATTACACAGACACTCATGAATTCCGAATTTTTGGAGAGGAATATCTGAAATTCAGGCATTTTTTAATGATTAACTCGTTTGTACACGTAAAAGCATTTGTCCGAGAAGGATGGACCAATAGAGAAACTGGTAAAAAAGGAGACCCTAGATTGCAGTTCAATGATTTTAAACAGCTTCAGGACGTTATGGATTCCTATGCCAAAAAACTGACCATTAAACTGGATATAGACCGCTTACAAGAAAAACGGATACAAGTCTTAAAGGACACCTTAATATCCCATAAAGGAGATCACACCCTCAATTTTGTCGTTTATGAAATGGAAGATGAAATAAAGTTGAATTTGTCGAGCAGAAAGCAAAAGGTAAAAATCAACAGTGAACTCCTTTCCGCATTGGAAGAGAATGAGATACATTACAAATTGAACTAA